The DNA region TCCAGCACATCCAAGTTGGCCGCAAGCTCGAGGTGTCGGCCATCTTGTCCGACCTCGAGCACGCTGCCGACGGCGGCGCCGGCATCCGGTTCGTGGTCGGGCGCTTCGGCGCCGGAAAGAGCTTTTTCCTCAACCTGGCGAGCGTCGTCGCCCTCGAGAAGGGCTTCCTGGTCGCCCGCGCGGACGTCACGACCGATCGCCGATTGCACGGCAGCGGCGGGCAGGCGCGCGCGCTCTACACCGAGCTGATGCGCAACCTGTCGTCGAAGGCGCGACCTGACGGCGGAGCGCTGAGCTCGGTCATCGAGAAGTGGATCTCGGACGTCGGGACTACGGCCGACGGGCCAGGCGGACTACCGCACGCGCTCGTGCAGCGCCTCAAGCCGCTCCAGGACCTGGTCGGCGGCTTCGATCTGGCCAACGTCCTCACGGCCTACATCCGCGGCTTCGAGGCCGGCGATGCGGCGAAGCAAGAGGCGGTCCTGCGGTGGCTGCGCGCCGAGTTCGACACGAAGACCGAGGCCCGCCAGGCGGAGTTAGGCGTACGCGGGATCATCGAGGATGCCGACGTCTACGACTACCTGAAGCTGATGGCGAAGTTCGCGCGCATCATGGGCTACCAAGGTCTCGTCGTTTGCATCGACGAGATGGTCGTGCTGTCGCACCGCCTGGCGAGCGTGCGCGCGCGCAACGCCAACTACGAGGCGATCCTGCGGATCCTGAACGACTGCCTGCAGGGGGCGGTCGAAGGGCTCGAGATGATCTTCGGCGGCACCGACGAGTTTCTCGAGGACAGGCGGCGGGGGCTCTACAGCTACGAGGCGCTCGCGACCCGGCTCGCGGCGAACCAGTTTGCGAAGGACGGCGCGGTGGACCTCGCGGGCCCCGTGTTGCGCCTGAAGACGTTGACGCCGGAGGATCTGTACGTGCTCCTGGTGCGGATCCGAGACGTGTTCGCGAGCGGCGATTCTACCAAGTACCTCCTGCCAGATGACGGGCTCGCCGCCTTCATCGAGCACGCGCGTCGCACGCTGGGCGATGACTACTTCCGGACGCCCCGCGAGAGCGTCATGCGCTTCGTCGGGTTGATGAACTTGCTGGAGCAAGATCCGACGCACGACTGGCGGACCGCGCTGGGGCACGTCGACGAACTGCCCGTCGACGCGAGCACATCAGCCGAGGCGGGCGGCGATGCGACGCCGGAGGGTGAGGACGACCTCGTGAGCTTCCGGCTCTGATGGCGGACGCGTTCGGGCGGTTGCATCGGAACGTGCAGCGGAAGCTGCACGATATGCGCTGGACGTCGCTCAACGCGATCCAGGTCGAGGCCATCGAGCACCTGCTCGGCCACGAGCCGAGCGACTGCGTCATCGCCGCGCCGACCGCCGGTGGCAAGACCGAAGCCGCCTTTCTTCCGGTCCTGTCGGCGATCGCGGACGATCCCGGCGGCGGCGTGCGGGCGATGTACGTCGGGCCGTTGAAGGCGCTCATCAACGACCAGTTCCGGCGCGTCGAGGACCTGTGCGAGCGCATGGAGATGCCGGTCCATCGCTGGCACGGCGATGTTGCGCACGCGCAGCGCAAGGCGCTGCTCTCGAGTCCGGCCGGGGTGCTCCTCATCACCCCGGAGTCGCTGGAGGCCATGTTCATCCTGCGCCCGACGCACATGCCCCGGCTGTTCGCGCGGCTAGCGTACGTCGTGATCGACGAGATGCACGCGTTCCTCGGTAGCGTCCGCGGCGCGCAGCTGATCTCCCAGCTCCACCGGCTGCGCGTCCGGGCTGGCACCGATCCACTTCGGATCGGGCTGTCCGCGACGCTCGGTGACCCGCAGGCCGCGCGGCGGTGGCTGCGGCCCGACGGGCGCGCGGTCAGGAACATCACGCAGTCGACCGGGGGAGCGAGATCGCCATCAAGGTGCGGGGTTCCGGAAGCCGACGCCGCCACGCCGACGGCGAGGACGACGACCAAGCGGACTTCGTCGAACTGGCGCACGCCGTGCTGGTCGCGGGCGAGGCAAGACCAACCTCGTCTTCGCAAATACCAAGTCGTTGATCGAGCTCGTGGCCGAGGAGCTGGCGACACAAGCGCGGGCGCTAGAGCTGCCGGATGAGGTCGTCGTTCATCATGGATCGCTGTCGAAGGACTCGAGGGAGTTCGCTGAGGCCCGACTTCGGGAAGAACGCCCGTGCACGGCGGTCTGCTCGAACACGCTGGAGATGGGCATCGACATCGGCGCCATCGACGAGGTCGTGCAGGTTTCGGCGCCGTGGTCCGTTGCGTCCTTGGTCCAGCGGCTCGGCCGGAGCGGGCGCCGCCCGGGCAGCAAGCGCGTCTTGCGTGGATACTTCATCGAGGAACGGGCCGACGAAAAGGGCTTCTGGGAGCGGATCCATCCGTCGTTCCTTAGAGCGGTCGCGGCGATCGAGCTGATGCTAGAGCGGTTCATCGAGTCTCCGCGCAGCGACCGCGCCGAGTTGTCGACGCTGGTCCAGCAGGTGCTTTCGTGCGCGGCTGAGACCGGCGGCGCGCGCGCGGCCGACCTGTTCGATCGGGTCGTCGGATCGGGCGCGTTCCACGGCGTGACCCGTGCCGACTTCGTCGACCTGCTGCGGGAACTGGGCGCCCGCGAGCTTCTTTGAGCAGATGCCAGACTCGACGCTGGTGCTCGGGGTGAGGGGCTCCCGCTCGTCGACCACTACACGTTCTACGCGGCCTTCCGCGCGGCGGTCGAGTATCAGGTGTTTCATGGCAGCCGAAACCTCGGACGGCTACAGGAGGACTGCCTGCCGCTCCCAGGCGAGCACGTCATCCTCTCGGGTCGTCGCTGGCGCGTCGATGAGATCGATGTCGAGCGCAAGCAGGTGTATGTCGTCCCATCGCGCGGCCGGCGTCCGCCAGCGTTCAAGAGTGGGGGCAGTGACATCGACCCGCGGATCCATGAGCGCATGCGACAGGTGCTTGAGACTCCGACGTCCCCGTTGTACCTCGACGCGACGGCGATCGAGATCCTGAGCGCGAGCCGAGCCGCCATACGGCACATGGACCTCGGCCGTCGTGTCCACCTCAAGGAGAATGGCGTTCGCCTGATGCTGTGGGCCGGCACGCGCGTACACCGCACGTTCCACCTCGCCCTGCACGCGGCGGAGCTCGAGGTAGAGGCAGCGACGGACCTGGGTCTCGACGTGAGCGCACCCGGCGACGCCATCGCGGGCGCGCTTCGAACGCTGCTCGCGGCCCCCGACGGCATCCGGCTTGCTGCCTTCGCCGAGGCCCATCACGCGGCCCGTGCGCTCCATGGCGACAAGTTCGACGAGTTCGTGCCAGCCCGCCTATGGCAGCGCGGCCTATGCCAACGAGCGCCTTGACCTGCCAGCGGCGCAGGTGCTCGCGCAGGCGATCCTGGACGAGATGGAGGCTGGGTGATGTCGAGGGCAGAGATTGTCCGGACGTGTAGTCGCTGCCGCGCCAAGTACGGCGGCCGCAGCGTCACCGATCCTCAGGATCACGGTCAGCCCACTAGAGGCATGGGGTTCGATCCCCCATAGCTCCACCGGAAAACGTCAAGGTCTCGCAGCGATGCGCCACCTTACGCCGGCGGCAACAGCGGCGCCGCGAGCGTCTCGAAGGCGCCCTGCTTGGCGAGTGACTCCTCGGACATCGCTGAGTCGAACGACTCGGTGAGCTGGAAGTAGACGCCCAAACCGAACTCGCGGACGACGGCCGGGCGGACAGCCTCGACGATCTTCGCCGTGCCCCCGAGCTGGGCGACGTGGGCGTGCGAGTAGAGGGTGCCCCAGCGTGGGAAGCGGACGTAGCGCGTGCCGACCTCTCGCCGGCACCTGGACATACGCAGCCACTGCGAGAAGCAAGCGTGCGACGAGTCTCCAGGCGCACGACTGCGAAGGATGTCCTCCTCGCGGGAGACATCGAACTGGTCGAGCATGGTGAACACCACCCCAAGGCTCGTCGGCGCCCGGTCAGCGAAAGCGAGCACTTCTTCGAGCCAGCTGGCGTGTGTCTCCTCGGGCGACCAGGGGCGACGGCCCGAGATCTGCGGCCTGCAAACGAGGGTCTCTTGTGTGTCGAGCACGCAGGCGGCGTGCCTGTCGTCGGTCCGCGCCGATGAGGCCATCGTGACCATGTTCGTCTCGGATGCGGAGATGACCTGTTCGACGACCCGCGCAGCACCGTCGGTCGCAGCATGCCCGCTTCCGCGGCGGATCCATGCCTGGATCGGCGACGAAGCTGAAGTAGCGAAGCTGCTGCCCCCATCCTTCGCTGGTGACCAGGCTGACGAAGTCGCTCGCCAGCGATGGAGCAATGCGTGCCTCGCGTTCGAGCAAGAACGAGAACCCAAGCGTCGCCCGAGTCACTCCTCCTCCTCGGGCACCGAGGCATCCGGCGGCTGCACGCTGGGTCCGACCTGGTCTGCCGCGGGGCAGAAGTCGTAGAGTTCCACATCCGTCGCGAGGTCCAAGGTCTTCCCATCGTCCGAGATGCACTCGCGGAACACGCCGAGCCTGCCCGTGAATCCCGAGGCGCCGCCGCGTGCAAAGAGGTCGCGGACGGCCTTCTCGTAGGCACGCAGCTGGTCTCTGCCGAGAGACTCCGCCTCCCTAGGCTTGATCTCAACAATCGTGCACTGCTTTCCGCTCACCATCACGCAGTCCATCTTGCAGTCGCGGCGCTTCGGATTGGGGTTGCTGCAGTTCGAGATCGCGACTTCCTTGTTGCTCCCGCACTTGTCCTGACGGCGGCTGTGCTCCGCAACGCCATAGTCGGCGCGGGCCTTGATTAGCGGGTTGTTCGATCCCTTGAGCTGGAATTCCTTGAGCTTTGCGATGCTGATCAAGATCTCGTCAACCTTGGTGATCACCTTCGGCCCGTTCTTCAATGCGCGCCGCTTGTTGATCAGCTCTTGGGCGCGGGCCTTGATCCGGTCGGCTTGGCCGTGGACCGCCCCCCACTGGTCCTGGAGCTTGGAGGCCCAGCGGTCGGCCACGGCGTTGACCTCGTCCCAGTCGCCGGCGTCAGGGGCTCGGCAGAACGCCTGCCGGATCTCCTCGACGTCCTGGGCGCTCCAGTCGCGGAGCTTGTCGACCTCGGCCTTCCAGCGGTTGAACTCGGCGCGCAGCTCGCGGTAGCTGGCGCCCGCCGCGGTCGTATCCCGCTGCATCTCGGCCATGGCGGTCTTGACGTCCGGGTGGTCCTCGCCGAGGGACAGGTTCGTGCACGCCGTCTTGGCCGCGCTGTACTTCTCCTTCCAGTGGTCCCGGATCTTGTCAGCCGAGGAGTGCAGGCGGCTCCGGATATCGCCCCAGGGTGCATCGGTCCGGCTGAAGCGCTTGGCGATGGCGTACAGGTTGTCCATCTCCTGATCGCCGTTGGCGGCCGCTTCGAGCTTGGGCTTCCACTCGTTGCCGAGCTGCCGGGCCTTCCCGGGCAGGCGCGGGATGCCTTCCTTGTGCTGGCTGGGCTCGCCGACGTAGCCGCGGATCGTGGCCTGGAGCTGGGTGTCGAGCTCCTTGCACCGGCCGGCGCCTTCGTCGGCTCGGTTCTGCCGGAGCTTCATGTCCCGGAGCGCCTCGAGCGATCCGCGCAGTTCCTGGTTCCAGCCGGGCCAGTTCGCCGCGAGGGCGCGGGACTCCGCGTCGTCGCCCTGCGCGCTGCGCAGGCGCTCGAGCAGCGACTCCACCTGCTTCGTGAGTTCGACCGCCCCGTTCGCGTCCGACGCGCTGCTCTGCGACTGGACGTCGGTGACCTTGGACAGGATGAGGCCCAGCATCTCGTCGAGCTTCTTGCGCAGCTCGGCGCGCCCCGCCTGAGAGTTGGCGAGTTCCCCGAGGGCCCGCTCGACGTCGCGGTGACGCTCGCGCTTGACCACCTCCTCACAATCGCGCCGGGCCTGCTCGTAGTCGCGGAGCCAGATCTTCGCCATCTCCTCGGCGGCGCGATGCACCGCGTCCTTGACGTTGGCCCATTTGCCGTCGCTAGCCGAGAACCGCTTGGCGTCATCACGGCTGCGTTCGATCTCCGACTTGGTCCGCTCGGCGTCCTTCATCATGTCCTCGGCCTTGCGACCAACCGACTTGGCGAACTCGCGCAGTTCCTCGGCGCCCCGCGGGTCGTCCTTGGCCGCCTTGGCGCGCTCGACCATGGCGGCGTCGAACGCCTTGCACTGGCGGACAAGATCCTCGGCGCTCCGTTGGCGGCTCTTGAGCGCCTTCAGCTGCGCGGACGCCGAGCCAAAGTCGCTGATGTAGCCCGGGTACCGATAGACGACCTCTTTGGCCGTCGAGTCGTCGTCCTTGACACCGTCGAGCCGGCTGACGAGGTCCTTGGCCTCGGAAATGTTGTTCTCGGCCTCGCGGATGTAGCCGTCGTCAGAGTTCGACTCGACCCCCGACAGCTTGCTGGCCGCCCTCTCTAGCCGGTTGTTGATCTCGCTCAGGTAGTTGCTGCGGTCGCTGGCGTTGTCGGCCAGCGCAACGCGTGCGACCAGCAGAACGATCGCAACCAACGCTGCCGCAGCGACTGCGGCACCGACTACGCCACGCTTCTGCCTCGTCGTCATCTCACGCCTCCAGGCCGGCGCTGCCGGCATCGAACTCGATCGTTACCATCGTCGGGGTGCTCGGCCTAGAAGTACGTGTCCGGCTCGGCCGGGGGTGGCTTGACCACCGGCGGCTCCCCGGGGCGGTCCTTGGGCGTGGCCGGGTCGGCGGGGGGTGGCTTCGCGCCCGGATCAGCACCGACGATCAGCACCCGATCGCTCCCCTGGCCAGCTCGTTCCATCGCGGCGGGGTAGGTCTGGCAGACGTAGTTGGGCTTGCAGCTCTTGTCCTCGCGCCGATCGACCCGCGTGCGCTCGTCCTTGAAGCCCGCGGCCTTCATCGCCGCGAGCGCCTTGTCGACGTGCAGGCCCACCACCTCGGGCATGAGGTGCCACTCGCCGAACTGGCCGACCTTGCCGTGGCGCGGATCCTCGGGCTGGACCAGTAGCCGTACCGGCAGGCGCGCCGGTTGCTCGCGACCCGCTGGCGGGCTCTGGCGGCACACCTCGCCGAGCTCCACGAGCTGCCCTTCGACGACGCTGCCGCACAGCTGGTCGTCCCAGCTGATGTCCCCCTGGAACCCGGCCTGCTGGAGCGCCTTGATGGCGTCGTCCTTCTTCATCCGGAACAGGTCCGGCATCGTGAACTGCGCCGAGCTCGACCCGCCGCCGCCGGAGCTCGACGAGCCGCCGAACCCGCTGGTCTTGAGGCCAGAGGTCATCGAGCACGCCCCGAGGAGCGTGACCGACGTGAGCAGAATCCGATGCCACATGAAGGCTCCTGAGTGTCGCATCGACCGATGTCGACCCACCTGTGTCCGAGAGGCACTGACGCTATCACAACGGCGCGGTGGCCACGCCCAGCGCGATTCAGGTTTGCACGGTTCGTGTCTCCGCACGCGCTCAATGTCCGTGATGCGGAGGGCGGCGGGTCTGGAATCATCCCGGCGAGCACCAGGCCCGGCGAAGTCACGTAGATCGCGGAGCATGCGTCATCCTCGACATCTTCCGTCTGAAACGGTCGGTCAAGGACAGAGCTTGCGCAACATCGCGACAGCTCTGCCGAGGTGCGAGCCTTCGCAGGAGAACGCCTGCCCGCCGACGGTGACCGCCCACGGCGCGTGATGAGGTCCCTGGGACGCCGTGCTCAGCATCGCGAAACCGCTCGTGCGTGCCTCGGGGCCGACGTAGACGAGCAGGCGGATATCCGGGAAGTCGTCGGTGTGTTCGATGTGCGCCGCGTACGGGGCCGGCGACAGCAACGCCGCCGCCAGCAGACCCAGGAACTCCGCGGCCGTGGCCGGGGCAAGGGTGATCGTCCGCACGACCTCCGGCTCCCCTTCTACAAACCGCTGAGCGTCGCCGACCAGCGCGCCCGTCGAATCGTGGCGCAGCTCGTAGGACGTTATTGTCGACGGCCCGAGGCCTGACCACGCGTCACGGAGGACGACCACGCGGCTGTCGCGCACGTCGAGCCAGGCGCCTCAGGGTGCCTGGCTGCTCCGGGTCGGGGCCGAGAAGTGCCGCGAGCTGAGCGTCGACGCCTCGGCGTGCGCGGGGGCGAGCCATGGGGTTCCGGCAGCAGCAATGGCGGTCGGGTCACCCGCGTCACCGGCGTCACCCGATCGACGCCGCGTCACGTTGGCACGCCTGCGCCGCGGAACGGCAGGACGGCGGCCGGGTCCGGGTTCTTGGCGTTCTTGGAGGTGTAGATGCGCACGAAGGCGCCCTCGACGATGGGGACCGTGGGCTCGAAGCCGAGACGCTGGAGCTGGCGGCAGAACGCCGCGGCGTCGTCGAAGTAGCTCGCCGGCTCCCAGATGTGGAGGCGGCCGTCGAGGCGGAGGCAGCGGTGGGCCTCACGGAGGTAGTCGGTGAAGTTGGCCCCCATGAGCGACAGGCAGAAGACGGCGATGTCGAGGCTCTCGTCCTCGAGAGGGACGTGGGCGATGTCGCACGCGATCACGCGGTCATCGATCGCGACGTGGTCGAAGCTGTGGATCGTGTGGGTGTCGGCGACGGCGGCGGCGAGGAGGGCCTCGCCGCAGCCAAAGTCACCGACGATCAGCGGGTCGGTGCGCTTCGCCAGCCAGGTGATCTCTTCCCTGAACGGCACCACCGTCCACGTTTCGCGCAGCCGGCGGTACTCGGTGTGGTAGTGCGCCCACTCCTCGGGCGAGGTGGCCAGGCGCTCGTGGGTCTTGCCGCTGGCCGACGCGTACCAGCGGTTGTTCATCTTGGCGAAGTCGCCGTAGCTGGTGTTGCGGCGTGCGACCTCGGCCGGCTCGCCCGACAGCGGGATCTTGATGACCGGACGGACGACCTCGGTGACCCCGCCGGTCTCGAGGCGCGCCAACCAGCCCATGATGTCCTGCTGCGCCTGGGCCGCGGTGCGCAGGTTACCCTCGGGCACGATCCCATCGACGGCCGCGTCGGCGATGGACTTCTTGTATTCGAGGCGCTGCAGCTTCGACTCGCAGTACGACCAGCGCTCCCCGTTCACCGTCGCGAACGTGACCGGGATGATCACCTGGACGCGGTCGAACTTGCTGCCCTGGCGCCACAGCCGGCCCACGAGCTGCTCGTACTCGGCGTTGGTCCACGGCAGGCAGTTGATGATGAGCTTCTGGCAGACGAACTGCAGCCCGTTCACGCCCGTGCCGACGCGGCTCGATGCGATGAGCACGTCGACCGTGCCGTCGGGCTTGCGGAACTCGTCGAGGTCCAGGTCATCGGTGTCGCCGGTCAACATGCCGACGCGGAGGCCAGCGCTCACCAGGGCATCGCGCAGGGTCCGGACGATGCCCTCGACGTAGTGGGTGTAGATCAGCACCTTCTCGCCGGGCTTGATGTGCTCGAGGATGGCCGGCAAGCGCAGCTCGGTCAGCACCTTCTCGAGCTCGAGCACCGTGCCGCGGCCGACGGCGCGGATCCGGTCGAGGTCGCCGGTGCAGTCGATCTCGTGCTTGTGGACGTCGAGCTGGATCTTGTAGTCGGGGCGCCACCGCGTTCCAAGCGTGACCAGGCGCTGGTACAGGCGCATGCAGTTCTGCACGGTGGCCACGACGTCGAGGTCGTCGTGGCGGTGGCCGGTGATCATCTCGATCAGGCTCTTGCCCTCCTGAAGGGTGTTGATCACCGGCGTTCCCGACATGCCCAGCACGCACAGCTCGGCGTTCTTCTTTCCAGCCTCGAGCACCAGCCCTTGGACCAGCCGCTTGCGCTTGCTGACCTGCGCGGTCGCCTCGCGGTGCTTGGTGAAGTGGATCTCGTCGATGACGATGAAGTCGACGATGGCCTTGTCGACGAACTCGACCAGCCGGGCCTCGGAGTCAGGCTGCTGGAACTGCTCGAAGTTCATCACCAGGTAGCGCGGCGTGGCCTGGAGCGGGTCCTGCCACGCCGGCGTCCAGGTCTTGGTCGCGACCTCGCTGTCAGGGAACGCGTTCTTGATCTCGCCGGCCCAGTTGGTGACCACCGCGTTGGGGCAGCAGATGACGGTCAGGCCCGCCCCGACGACCCGGGTCGCCAGGATCGCGCTGAGGGTCTTCCCCGCGCCCATCCCGGACCAGTTGCCGAAGCGGCGCTGCTCGCGGACGCACACCGCGACGCGACGCTGCATGAGGTTGGGCAGGACGACGGGGGCACCGGGCGCGGGCCGGAACCCGTAGCCCTTGGGCACCTCGAGCGCCTCGGCCTCGCGAAACTCGGCGAGGAACCGGTCGCGGACGATCGTCGAGTAGGTGTCGCCGCGAAACCCTTGCGCTTGCGCGTGCGCGTCTTCTGGCGCGACGTAGGTGTGGCGCCAGAGCTTTGCCTTGGCACTGTCGAGCAGGAACTTCACCGTCTCGGCGTCAGCGTTAGCGATGAGCACGTTGTCGAGCGCGGCGAGGGCGTCCCGGGTCTCGACGAGCGGCAGCGCGTCGGCGTCGACACCCGCACCGGTGCTGGCCACGACCGTGGATGCGTCGATCTCGCGGCTAACGTCGATGGTCGCGCCGGGGTCGTCGTGCTCCCCCGCTGGCGCGGCCGGCAGGGCGTACGGATCGGTCGTCGCGGGCGGCGGCGCGGCCTTGGCGGTGGCCTCGACCAGCTCGAGGGTCAGCGGTTCCGGCGGAGAGGGCGCGACAAAGTCATCGACCGCGGACGGTTGGCCGTCGGCGAACTTCGCGAGCTCCTCGGGCGGGAACCGCCCGTTGGTCAGGGCCATCACGAACGGCTTGCCCTTGTCCTTAAGGACGCCGGCTTGCATGGCCAGGGCGAAGAGCTCGCTGGGGTTGAGCGAGTGGATGTGACCGATCAGGGCCTTCACGAACGCGCGGATGCTCTCCAGCGACCAGCCCCATAGCAGGTGGGGCATCGCCGGCTGCTCTGGGTCCGTGCCTTCACCGTCGCCTGGTACTCGTGGCCGTTGGGGCACAACCACCAGGCGCTCATCACGTCGGTCGGCGTCGATTTCATCAGGCTTGACCGCGTTCTTGATCGGGTGCCACTCCGCGGCGACCGCGGGGGCAACAGCGGCCAACGACGTCTTGGCCAGGGCGCACGTCGGGCAGGCGTCGTTGGCCAGCATGTCGACGGGCGCCCGGTGGAAGGCGTGGCCCTCGGGGCAGCGCCACCACAACGCGTTGCTGCTGGTGGCGACGACGTTCGCGAGGGCGATGTCGCCGTTCTTCGTCGGGTCCCACCGCGGCGCAAGAGAAGGTCGCAGCTTCAGCAGGCTGGCGTGCGCGGGCGTGGTCCTGCAGCCCGGGCAGCTCGCGTCATTCTGCATCGCTCGCGGCGAGCGCTGGAACGCATGGCCGTTCGGACAGCGCCAGGCCGCGGCCCGATAGCTGGTCGCTGCGGTCTTGTCCGCGGGCTCCGGGGTTCTTGGCAGCGTCCCACAGGCTCGCCAGCGTCGCGTCGTCGGCAACGGTCTCAGACATCCCGTCCTCCCTCACTCCGCCGCTGGCGGCTCGATGCGGTCGGTGCTCATCCAGCGCGGGTCGTTGGGATCGAGCTCATCTGGCAAGCCAGGTCCGCGAACCTTCCGGCCCGCATCCTCGTCCTCTGCAACGAGCAGGTTCAGCTCGAGCAGGAACTCGATAACGTCCAGGTTGGCCGGAACACCGTAGGCGGCCCCGACCGCCGCGTCCAGTGCGGCTTGTGCGTCTTTCAAGGGGTGCGGCCCGTCGACCTCCGCGGCCTGGTACAGCGCGCGCAGCGTCCATCCATTCTCGATCATTAGCGTCTCGCGTGTGCGCCGTACCCCACGGCCCGCTGCGGCGACGGCGGCTACCTGGGTGTCCGTCGGGTCCTGCGGCCACGGGAAGGTCTTCCAAACGTGCGTCGTGTAGCGAGTATCTTGTCGGACGTTTCCTCCGCCGCCGGTTGTCCATGACCAGTGTTGGCTGGACTGAATGATGCCAAAAGAGTAGTCGTCCTCGAATGCGAATACTTGCATCGTGTTCGTCGGGACGAATTGCGGCGACAGAAACGAGAAGATTGGTCGCGCCTGGGGATTCGAACACGCGATGAACCTGCTGAGCCGATCTAGAGCACCGAAGAACCGTCGACTTGGCTCGCGAGGATGCCACCACGTGCGAAGCCACCGTGCGTAGTGGTGCGTTGCACCCTCTAGTGCTGCTTTCGCCTTGATCATCGGGTAGACCGTCGAGCGCAAGAGCCCGTACGCCTCGCTCGCAGCCCTCTGGGCAGCGGCTTCGGTGTCGTAGGCGGTCAGCAAGAGGCAGTAGTCAGGCTTGCTCGCAAGCTTCCCAACGAGCATATGTGTTCCCGTGGCCACCGGCCGAACCGTCGTCGGGTTGGCCGCGCGGTGCCCGCGGGCGGCGTCACCGGGCACCACGAAATCGTCACTGCCAAAGATGACGCCCATGGCCGTGCCGTGTTGATTTGCCGAGAGTCTACTCGCCCCGCGCGTGTCGGCTTTGAGCTGGAGGTGCATCGGGATCGTTGCGACGGGCAACGCGACATCGTCGACGACAAGCATGAACGGACCGTCCGCGTGGCCTTTGAGCCAGTTGACCATGGACACGTCGAGCGGCGTCGCCTGGCCACAGGCGCGACGAGACTGCGTTCGTGAGTGCCGCCGTTGTGAACGATGTACTCGACGGTCGCAGCCCGAGCCTTTCCGACGCGGATTCCCGTTGTTGCAACCAGCCCCGCACGGCCGCCGGCGGGGAGGTGGTCGTGCGCACGGCGAAACCAGTAGCAAGAGAGATCTACTACTCCTTCAATGCCCGAGGACGCCTGAAGTCTTTCGAGGTACGCCGCTCCGAGTTCGCTGCGGATTTTTCGGTCGCCGAGAATCGGCGGATTGCCGACGATCGCGTCCACCTTCGGCCAGTCGCTGAGCAATGCGTCCTTGCAGACGATGTTGTCGTCGAGGTTGTCGAGCGGCAGCGAAGGATCGAGGTCCAGTTCGACCTGGCCCGCCAGCGCGTACGCCTGCGCCTTGCGCTCCTCGAACGCGATCTTCTTCGCGATGTTGAGCGTGACCTTGGCCAACTCCACCGCGAACGGGTTGATGTCGATGCCGTAGAAGTTGGTCGCCAGGATGCCGCCGTTCCACGACAGTTTGCCGTGGGTCGAGCGGAACTCGCGCATCCGCGACAGCAGCTCGGTGTCGAGGCGGTAGAGCTCGCGGTAGGCGACGTAGAGGAAGTTGCCGCTGCCGCACGCCGGATCGAGGACGCGGAAACGGATGAGCTCGGCGCGCAGGTCGGTCAGCTCCCTCAGCGTGTTCGCCGCGAGGATGCGCTTGCGCCACGGCTCGACGATCGTCGGGCCGACCACGCGCATGATGTCGTCGTGCGCGGTGTAGTGCGCGCCGCTGGCGTGGCGCTCGGCGTCGTCCATGATGCCCTGGAACACGCTGCCGAAGATGTGGGGGTCGACGTACGTCCAGTTGGCCTCGGCGGCCTTGGTCAGCGCCACGGTCTGCTCGCTGCCGAGGTGGAGCGACACCGCATCGGTGAACAGGCCGCCGTTGAAATACGGGACCACGCGGGGCGACGGCAGGTCCTTGGTGTTCATCTGCACGAACAGCTCGTGGAGGCGGGCGTCGAGGTCCTTGTTGCTAGCGCCGTCGTAGAGCAGCGAGGTGAAGTAGTGCTTGCGCATGAGCCCGATGTCCTCGGCGAACATCGCGGTGATGCACTGCAGCGTGAAACGGATGACGTCGGGCTCGCGGTCGGGGTACTGGGCGCGCACGCTGCGGTACAGCTTGGCCACTAGGTCGGCGACCTCGGCCGACACCTTCTCGACGTTCACGATGCGGGGCGTCTGGCCCGGGACCCAGGTGGTGGTGAAGAACGGGAACGCCTCGCTGT from Myxococcales bacterium includes:
- a CDS encoding ATP-binding protein, with amino-acid sequence MTTPTIPPTPKLRDRDRQAILKALRAGVVPRVGLQHIQVGRKLEVSAILSDLEHAADGGAGIRFVVGRFGAGKSFFLNLASVVALEKGFLVARADVTTDRRLHGSGGQARALYTELMRNLSSKARPDGGALSSVIEKWISDVGTTADGPGGLPHALVQRLKPLQDLVGGFDLANVLTAYIRGFEAGDAAKQEAVLRWLRAEFDTKTEARQAELGVRGIIEDADVYDYLKLMAKFARIMGYQGLVVCIDEMVVLSHRLASVRARNANYEAILRILNDCLQGAVEGLEMIFGGTDEFLEDRRRGLYSYEALATRLAANQFAKDGAVDLAGPVLRLKTLTPEDLYVLLVRIRDVFASGDSTKYLLPDDGLAAFIEHARRTLGDDYFRTPRESVMRFVGLMNLLEQDPTHDWRTALGHVDELPVDASTSAEAGGDATPEGEDDLVSFRL
- a CDS encoding methyltransferase domain-containing protein, with amino-acid sequence MQNDASCPGCRTTPAHASLLKLRPSLAPRWDPTKNGDIALANVVATSSNALWWRCPEGHAFHRAPVDMLANDACPTCALAKTSLAAVAPAVAAEWHPIKNAVKPDEIDADRRDERLVVVPQRPRVPGDGEGTDPEQPAMPHLLWGWSLESIRAFVKALIGHIHSLNPSELFALAMQAGVLKDKGKPFVMALTNGRFPPEELAKFADGQPSAVDDFVAPSPPEPLTLELVEATAKAAPPPATTDPYALPAAPAGEHDDPGATIDVSREIDASTVVASTGAGVDADALPLVETRDALAALDNVLIANADAETVKFLLDSAKAKLWRHTYVAPEDAHAQAQGFRGDTYSTIVRDRFLAEFREAEALEVPKGYGFRPAPGAPVVLPNLMQRRVAVCVREQRRFGNWSGMGAGKTLSAILATRVVGAGLTVICCPNAVVTNWAGEIKNAFPDSEVATKTWTPAWQDPLQATPRYLVMNFEQFQQPDSEARLVEFVDKAIVDFIVIDEIHFTKHREATAQVSKRKRLVQGLVLEAGKKNAELCVLGMSGTPVINTLQEGKSLIEMITGHRHDDLDVVATVQNCMRLYQRLVTLGTRWRPDYKIQLDVHKHEIDCTGDLDRIRAVGRGTVLELEKVLTELRLPAILEHIKPGEKVLIYTHYVEGIVRTLRDALVSAGLRVGMLTGDTDDLDLDEFRKPDGTVDVLIASSRVGTGVNGLQFVCQKLIINCLPWTNAEYEQLVGRLWRQGSKFDRVQVIIPVTFATVNGERWSYCESKLQRLEYKKSIADAAVDGIVPEGNLRTAAQAQQDIMGWLARLETGGVTEVVRPVIKIPLSGEPAEVARRNTSYGDFAKMNNRWYASASGKTHERLATSPEEWAHYHTEYRRLRETWTVVPFREEITWLAKRTDPLIVGDFGCGEALLAAAVADTHTIHSFDHVAIDDRVIACDIAHVPLEDESLDIAVFCLSLMGANFTDYLREAHRCLRLDGRLHIWEPASYFDDAAAFCRQLQRLGFEPTVPIVEGAFVRIYTSKNAKNPDPAAVLPFRGAGVPT
- a CDS encoding PASTA domain-containing protein; its protein translation is MWHRILLTSVTLLGACSMTSGLKTSGFGGSSSSGGGGSSSAQFTMPDLFRMKKDDAIKALQQAGFQGDISWDDQLCGSVVEGQLVELGEVCRQSPPAGREQPARLPVRLLVQPEDPRHGKVGQFGEWHLMPEVVGLHVDKALAAMKAAGFKDERTRVDRREDKSCKPNYVCQTYPAAMERAGQGSDRVLIVGADPGAKPPPADPATPKDRPGEPPVVKPPPAEPDTYF
- a CDS encoding DEAD/DEAH box helicase produces the protein MADAFGRLHRNVQRKLHDMRWTSLNAIQVEAIEHLLGHEPSDCVIAAPTAGGKTEAAFLPVLSAIADDPGGGVRAMYVGPLKALINDQFRRVEDLCERMEMPVHRWHGDVAHAQRKALLSSPAGVLLITPESLEAMFILRPTHMPRLFARLAYVVIDEMHAFLGSVRGAQLISQLHRLRVRAGTDPLRIGLSATLGDPQAARRWLRPDGRAVRNITQSTGGARSPSRCGVPEADAATPTARTTTKRTSSNWRTPCWSRARQDQPRLRKYQVVDRARGRGAGDTSAGARAAG